The window TTTTAACTCGGTAAGAACATAAGTGAATGCCCAACTCTCCAGAAGCAATTTAAGGCGTGTGTTTGCCAGTTTCTAGGCTGTTTACTCTTTTAAAAAGCATCTAGTATGGCATCTGTAAACAGCAAGCCTACAGACAGCTGGTTTTCTTTGTTCTGAGATGCATTACCTTCAGCACTAGTGATAGATGAGTTATATAAGAAAGGGACTCCAGCGCTGCTCAAACTTCTGAATGTCTACTCTGAGCTGGGAGTCGCTGCAGCTGCCACTATATATGGTAGCAAAGTTTGGGAATTCCCAGGTTTTAAGAAGATAATTTAAAGGTTGCCATTAGTCGTACCCTGTCCCTCAAGGGAACGTTTACAGCATAGTATcgtaaaattattttatcttataGGATTCATGTTTTACTCTGTATGATGAACATTCACCTATGTCAGTTGAATAATCTGTTGCTGTGTACCTCCCACGAGCTGTTGTCATACAACAAAACTGTGTGAGGACTTCAGCTGCTGTTCCTCTCACATTGCAACTTGCAGAAGACAGTGATGGTAATGCTATACATGGACTTTTGAGGGCAAAGCTTGAGTGAAATGTTGGATATGTTCCTGAAGAGAAGAGGGATAGGGCAAGGTTGAATCGTACCTCAGCCTGGTTCATAGTGGCAGGCAATTTTATTCCTCTGCGATCTCTGATCTTGattctaacattttctttttttcagctggTGAAGAAGTAGTAGATCTCACATGTGAATCTTCTGAACCTGTAGTCGTTGATCTAACTCACAATGATTCTGTTGTGGTAAGTCGTGAATAGCACACTTAACTAATCTGACTACAAGATTTAGATTTCTGTTCTGGTCCCTGGTAGGATCTGGCTTTAAGgataaggtttttttaagttcagagtTGACTTGTCAGTGTGTGAAAGCCACGCGTGACAGGTCAACACAGAAGCTGCTCTGGATGTGCACTTGGAAATAGCGAGAAGGTAATCTAAAATAGATTGATGAATACTGAaactggggagcagggaggagggtgTTCAGGTGGTTCATAAGCTGCCTCCATTTCTAGCCCTTGGCAGCAGTGTGAGTGGAACCAGAAGCAACCACTTGTTTTCAGAGCAGCAGCTAAGTTACTGCTACTTCTAACATTCTTAATCAAAACCAAGAGAGGGCTACCCTGCCATTCTTGACTTGTTCAGTTGTAATTGCTTAGCTTATCTGGTGTTTGGATGTAACACTAGGGGTGCACACCAAAGTctaattgtattttcttttctctcccttacCATATATATTGATGCAAGATTGTTGAAGGTGAGTTGATGTTTTACAATTGATAATGGAATTGTCCTAAagttgggggtttggggttggcTTTTGTCCTTTCCACCAAATTCAAGCAGAATAAATTGAAACTGCATTTACCGAAAGGCAAAGGACAGTGCTAAAGTATCTGGGCAGTATCTTAGAGAAGAGATCCCATCCATGTTTGATAATTGCTATCAGAGCTTGTAGAAagtagctgaaataaaatatgtCCAGACTTTTCACAATGTGTTCTTGCTTTCCAAACAGAAGTTCTTTAAGCCCCAATTGGACAAAAATTTTGTCACTTTTAGCACTGGAATGTctgctttgaataaaaaaaatgccaaaaggctTTTTTAGCCTGTATTGCAGTGAAGAAACTAAAAGTTATTTGTGGTCATAGTATTCCCTTTCATTATCTAGTCTAACACATCTCAGATTTAGTACCGAGTAGTATTAACAAATGTAGATTTTTCTCCACTTTAGGTGGTGTAATAATTATAAATTTTAAGAAGTTAATCCTTTACACCTTTCCAACCTTGTTCTGATTATGATACCTGAGATATATTGGTACGTTGTTCGCTGCTTACTTAGAATATAATCTGTTCTGTGCTCTGAATGGAGCAAGAGCAAGTAAAAAATAGTTGCAGTAGAAGTTGCAGCTGTGTACTTACGCAGGAAGGAACTTTAATTTTGTGgtgatttctgtaattttaattgATTAGTGCTTGATTATTGTTACATGTACATGGGAGTTGCAGAGATAAATCATGCAGTTTCTAGTTGTTAAAAAGCAAATAGCAATTCTTTAACCTTTGGATGTTACAGACCaggcagtttaatttttttttaatctcctttcatCTTGGGCAATATAACTCCATTTTCAAGTTACCTTAACTTGGGAGGAAGATAGTGAAAACATCTAAGGAGACAGTGCTGAAAGTAGTACCGCAGACAAAATGGTACAGTTTAGTATCATGCCTGCATAAAGCAGTGAGGAACCACAGCAGCTCTATAATTTTTAGATTTAATTATCTCTTCCATCACTTCTGAAACTTTCTGAACAAAGCACTCTGTGTTTTACCAGGCATTTCTGTTGTGTATGTGCTACCTTGTCATGCTACTTGGAAACTTGACTTcagcccgccctccctccctcccatcacCCAGCAATTGTTGCAGCTTCTTGACATAGTATTGTAGCATTCTCTGTAAGAATCAGGAGAGGTAGCTTCCCTCTATAGAGGAGACTTATTCACAGGTAGTGTAACTATATGAAACTTATGATACCAAGAATCTTTTAAGAtgatgttttagctgtttgtAGGGTGTATAGAGCAAATGTTCTGTGCTGATATGCAGCAGAATATTCACAATGTCTGCTAGTGTTCAGCCTTAATATTTAGGAAACTAGTTCAtttaggattgtttttaaccCAGCTAAGTATgatccattttaaaaatgaactgtTACAGACTATTTATCATCATGCATTTCAAGGATAAATCCagggagatatatatatatatatatatatctaactTACCAAAATTAAATTACAGAGAATCAACGACAAAGGAGAAATCTTAGACTAAGAAGCCAGCGACAGTCCGACAGCTGTGTACTGAGTAGTGATGATGAAGATGAAACAAGAGATAACGATGTGTACATGACGGATAAAGTGTCTCAAGAATTGGGATCACTGGAAGATGAAACTGCAAGTTCAAAGTATGTATGCCTTATGGCCTACTAAACATTGAATTTTGCCTTTCTTATACATAAAGGACTAAACTATATTGCTATAGTCTGGCTTATCTTTGAAGTCTTAACTTATTCTAGTTAGTTCCCTTTTTTTTCAATGAGTACATCACATTTTGCATGATGGCCAAATGATACTGTTTGAACTTGAGGACACAAAGGCCGCCCAAGACAGATGTACAACTTTGCATACAACCTTAAAGATGAGTGTGGGGGTatggcagggaaggaggattaGTCCCAGGCCATAGCTCATAATTGCACTTTTCATGATAAGCTCTAGTAGTGATGTtagatatgaaaatattttcattgatgtCAATGAGACTTGGTATCACAAGAccagcaggcagcagcctggcaaATTCCAGTAAAAACTCTTAttcttttcctgctgcttttttacAAGCTGAGCCAGTTAAGTGCCTTTTTCTCTCAGAGCAGTAACAGTTCTTCCCAAGGCATACTTGCAAGGGGATTGTGGAGGTAATACTGTTATGGGCGTTGTTCTGTCCCACGTATGTCATGGAGCTCTGGCAGGTTTGCATATGAGATGGTGATCTCGCTGTTTGGGTCAGGTGCCTGCACAGTAAAGACCCCATTCTGCAGAGAAACAATGAACTTCTGCTGGAGGAGCACTCCATTGTGTTAATAAAGATGTGATGTATTAGATTAATTAAATGAAATCAGGTGTCCATGTGAGTAGGGAAGACAAAGAACATGAGAATTGTGGTATAAGTATTTTTTAAGTGTTTGAGGGAGTGGGGAATACAGGTATTAATAAAGTCAAGGCGCTTTGAACCTTTTAGCGTACCAGAAGGCAATGTAGGAGAGAACTTGGGTATGGAAATTTTGGGTGCCAGGCTTTTATGCCACCTGAAGGGCTTATACTAAAACAGTGTGTTTTGCCAATGgatttgtagatttttttcaattttggtGGTTAAGTATGTAGCTGAATGAATCCCACTAATTAGTTAATAtaaaaacaaagttttgttcCACCAATCTCAAGCTTCTCTGTTAAAGAATGTGACTTCCTACTTTGTTTAGGTAAGGCTGAAagagctcagtgctgcagcaGTTAACATTGACAGAAAGGTACTGATGCTGGAGATTGCCACAGAGCCATCTACAGAGTTACTCTGTGATGTTAGTCCACTCTTATATGAGGGTTATCATCAATTGTAATTAATTACTGAGTTGGTATTATAGCTGCTTCATAAAGAATTTGAGCAGTAAAAATGGGAGAATTAATGAACTTATGTATGTGAAACTAGGGGATAGAAGGTAGTAGCGCTCACTGACTGACTTTATAGGTTAAAAGATATCTcatgctttcttttcctgtttaatAAATTACAAACTGTTGCTTAGTGTAGGTGGTAACATAACAGCACCAAGTGCATATGGTAAAGACTTAGGAAAGCAGCTTACTGTGATCATTTGAAATGGAGATTAATTTGTGAGTAAGAGTGGCAGGAAGCTCTTTCTGATAGAGAACATTAGTCAGCACTTAAGGTGTGACATACTCCTTACACGGTCTAGCTACGTCTGTAAGTAAGTGTGCGTGTAATACAGCTTTCCTGCTGGCTGAAGGCAGGAGAGGTACATCTCTGGTGGTACTAGCCACCAAGTTTGTCCTTCTCTAAAGTAGAAATTTATTTCTGCGAATTTCCTCACAGTAGGCTGTTCCTGCCCTGTGTTTTATAAGAAAAGAGTTCTTAGTATGAATGTTACTGGGCTGCAACATTGCTTAATTGGAATAGGGGATGTTTTAATTTTGGACAAGCTCTTTCCCTTATAGAAAGAATAGTTTCCAAAGGACAGCTAGATGCTTTTGTCATAAACCTCGTATTTATGACCTGTTGAAAATTAACACTGCCATAGGTACACTGCACAGACCTGTAGACTGCTGTTACTTGTCATAATAGAGCAGGGTGGCCAACAGCACCTTCCCCCTAAAGGAAACCAAGATGTGTTTCCTTTAGGTAAAGGACACCCTGACTACTTATTAAATGCAACAGACTGAGAGAGTTAAAGGTATGCAGGGAACTGCAGATGAAATGCGCCATGGCTAGGCTGTGCAGTCAGGTGATTATGTGACTTTTCATGTATCAGAAACCCTTCATGCACGGTGACATTAATGGATGCatgttctttctggttttgttctctcCACTGCAAGGCCGTCTGGTACCGTTAGCTGTCCGATTTGCATGGATGGCTACTCGGAGGTAAGGATCCACCTGTTGCTGTTGGGTCTTTTTTGTTGGAGGGAAAATGGGGCAGAGGATGAGCTGCGCAGCTCTGCTGGGTTATGTGCTGGCCTGAAGTACAGACCTTGGTTTGAAGGTCAAGCCAGCTTGTAACTCCAAGACGCTTCTTAGTGGTGCGTGTAGAGAGAGAAACACTTCCCGGGAGGGCACTGAAATAAAGATCTTAGTGTTCCTTATTGTTATTGCAGTAATGTACTGATTCCATATACGCCCAGTCCCATTTGCCTGGTGCCAAGAGACCAGCACAGCTGAATTTCCTACTCCAAATTTCTGTTGTggattttttcttccagattgtGCAGAGTGGACGTCTGATTGTGTCAACCAAGTGCGGCCACGTCTTCTGCAGCCAGTGCCTCCGCGATTCCCTTAGGAATGCCAACTCCTGCCCAACCTGCAGGAAGAAACTCACTCACAGACAATATCATCCCATTTATATATGAGTACTTGTGTTTCTCAGGACAGACTCAACTGGATTTTTGGGGAAAATGTCATGTTTTCAGTGCTCTGAAGATTTAAAGAGCAGCAGGTTGTGCACACATCCAAataaaagtggggttttttgagaaTGACTTGTACATATATAGACCGCTTTTTTATGGTCCAAGCTGCTGCTTGTCATGTCCCTCATTCTAGTGTTAAATTTAGGACTGTCTCTAAACTAGACCAGCAGCCTATATCAGAAAGGAAGCAGCTAATCCATTTCCTTCTacttttttaatgcttaaataaGAGGGGTCTGaatattttgttatttctcaCTCTTTAAATTATTCCCACCATCTCATACAGATATGGAATAGTTAGCTCTTAGAATACAGATGAGCAATTTGCCATTTCATTAcacttttctttttatcctgTAAGAAGCTCATGACTGTATTGCTTTCTGCTATACCATCTTTGCCCGAGTATGTTCTGTAATGATGGATTGTTTTATCATCAACCAGTATCAAATTGACAGCCACAGTAATGCAATAAAATAACTTGCTGTTAACCAGCAATCCGTTTTTTTAAGCAGAAGGCTTGAACATGTAGATGTCTTTATGAACTCCATGAGATCAAAAGAACGTAGACAGATTGCAGTGTGTACAATGTGAAAATACTTCTTTGAATGTTTTAACTGCCATGAATTCCTGTATTTAAATCACAACACTGAATCTCTTTTCTAACGTGATGAGATGGTCTCTTGGGTTTACTACTATTCTACTGTGCTCTCTCATGATAACTAAGGAGGACATAGTCTTCTCTAGGCTTGCTAGTGATGAATGAGAAGCAAATTCTATGCTGTCCTCTTGTCAGCTGAATACCAAACTACCTACAGATCTTCTTACAGTATCAAGTATACCCAGCATCATGCTTAAAGTTCTGTGTGTTCACTTTGCTGTTCTCTTCACTTGTTATACTGACACCTGACTGTTTTTTCCCTGGTGTATaggattaaaaattaaataattgtatTGCCATGGGTTTAGGAAGTGGAGGCTTTAAAAGATGTTTGGTAGCAACCTTGACTTGGCAGCTTTTGAGGGAGAAGTTTAATCTCCCTTTGCCTTGAGGGTTGTCCAGCTTCCTTTAAATGTGCATCTTTAAGAAAGAAGTCAGATACATGTCctaggagagagagaaaattccTCTATCAAAGCAGGAATACGTAGGTTTACGcagtccctccccccttttttttttttccaggactgaGTTAGAAATGTCTGCTTTAAACCTGTTACAGATAAAATCTGCAAGCTGATGTGGAACCCCAGGTGAGGTGATATAAACAGCATGTAATTACAGTAATTACATGTAGGCAAGACAATAAAAAAGAGTATGTTATGATCCACATCTGCAGTAGCTGCATCTGTGAAAAAGTCCAAAATTAAATTTGGACACTGTTGGCAGTCGGTTGGTTATGAAAACCACTAGAAGCAACACTCTGTTGCAGCACAGTTGTAGGCTGCGTTTACTTAACATTGGTATCTGATGTGTTTGCTAACCTGTCCGAGGGGTCTGTAGGAAGCCTTCAGCTAAAGCAGCTCTTCTAATTAGCTGTCTCAAGTTCTGCATTGAAGATTACAACCCAAAactcaagggttttttttttttattaggatgTTGGGGGATGCTTCTAGATATAGTATTACAGACAAGAGTTTTGTTCCATCAAGGTTAGTTTAAGGAATGCAATACCTTCCCACCGTGGTTTGGAATAGCCTTGGTTTGGTGCTGTTATCCAGAATATGCAGTTTCTGCATTGTGGCAGTATAACTGCTAAAAAGTTACACGTGTTGAGTTGTTGTGTGCTCCCATTGGTAATACAACCTACAAGCAAGGACTACAGCAGTCTTAGAGTAGTGCGGTGACAAGGGCTGGCATTCGAGTCCCAAAAAGCAGATAACCGATGAAACAATGCTAAAGATTGCTTAAAGCGTTAATTGCATGAAGAGAAGCAGCCCAACATTAAAACTGTCAAGATACTTAAGGGCCACAGAAACAGCTTTCTGCTGTTTCTGGTACTTaaagtgggggggaaaaaaaaaatatatggccAGTTTTCCTTGGGTGGTTCCTGtaggagagggaagaaaagaagatttaAGAGATTGCCTCTGGGAGGAGGGCGAGTCACGTATCCGTGCATCTCTCACAGTGTCCTAGCCATAGCCTAAAATGACTTTGCACAACTCCCTCCATGTAAATATCACTTTATAGTTTGTGTTTCAATAAAGAGATCTAATTCAAATTTAGACATCAcaaactataaaatatttaaaaaggaagtttttaGCTTTTGTGTACCCTGTGAAGTGCCACAAATTTTGTGCATCTTAATTTTAAGTCTCAGTACATGGAAAAATACTAAATTGCATTACATGCTTTATatagagaggggggaaaaaaacacgcAATACATTTGAGTTCCAGTGCTGTTTCACTTTGGCAAGAACTGCTAGATAATATAAAGATTTTTTCATTATGTAAATGTATGTCTTGTTGTATATAGTtcaatttttcctgtatttaattGTATTCATGTCTGTCTGTCCCATCTATGTTGGACTCTGCTGGTAGGCAAACAGTTCTTTTAAcaggtgaaaataaaactgttgatTTGATCGGTCAGAAGCGCTTGTTGTTTTAATCACACTGTATTAATTGatattttgaggggaaaaaaaaatacctcccCAAACCTGTTCTTTTGGTCTGGGTATGTTGTGTGGGGTGAAGAAGGG of the Athene noctua chromosome 4, bAthNoc1.hap1.1, whole genome shotgun sequence genome contains:
- the RNF4 gene encoding E3 ubiquitin-protein ligase RNF4 — translated: MSTTQRKRRGGTVNSRQARKRNRLMASTAEMASEAEPIELEESAGEEVVDLTCESSEPVVVDLTHNDSVVIVEENQRQRRNLRLRSQRQSDSCVLSSDDEDETRDNDVYMTDKVSQELGSLEDETASSKPSGTVSCPICMDGYSEIVQSGRLIVSTKCGHVFCSQCLRDSLRNANSCPTCRKKLTHRQYHPIYI